TATTTAGGCAGGTCAATAAAAAACCCATCAATCTGCACAGACAATCTTGCAAGGAGGATACTCCCTGATATAGACAGTAAATCTCTGGAGCATATAGCCTACCACTTCAGTATACCCTACAAACAAAAACACAGGGCTATGTCAGATGCAGAAGTGACCTTAAAAATATTTGAAAAGATGCTCAGCTTTCTTGAAGATTACAATGTGAACAGGGTTATTGATATAATAAAACTTTCAGAAGGGAAAAGGATAAACTACAGAGAAAAGAGGAAAAAGTATGTTTAAAATTGGAATTATAGGCTGTGGAAACATGGGTGAGGCTGTAGTCAGGGGAATTATAAACAGCGGAAAGGTAAAATCAACACAGATAATAGTTTCGGATATTGATCCTGATAAGGTTGAGATGACCGTTGAAAAATACAATGTGGCAGGCACAACAAGCAACAGGAGGGTTGTTGAGAATTCCGAGATTATATTTTTGGCGGTAAAACCTAAAGATCTTGAAAAAACTGTTTTACCTATAAAAGATGCGTTTAATAATAAAAAAACTGTTGTATCAGTGCTGGCAGGAGTAAAAATAACAAAAATAAAAAACCTTATTCCCCAATCTACAGTTGTAAGATGTATGCCTAATACACCTGCCTTAATAGGAGAAGGGGCTTTAGGGGTGAGTTTTGAAAAGAATATTGACATTTCAAAAAAAGAGGAAATTACACAGATATTAAAATCACTTGGAACCGTTGTTGAGGTTGATGAAGAACTTATGGATGCAGTTACAGGTCTGTCTGGAAGTGGACCGGCTTATGTCTTTATGTTTATAGAGGGTTTAATTCAGGGAGGTATCAAAGAAGGGCTTTCTTACAAACAGGCAAAAGATCTCGCTGTGCAGACTGTATTAGGGTCAGCAAAACTGATGAAAGAAAGTGATGAACACCCTTCGGTTCTAAGAGATAAGGTTAGCTCTCCGGGAGGAACAACCATATACGCCCTCCATAAATTAGAGGAAAAGGGTCTAAAAGATGCCGTTATATCTGCCGTATCTGAAGCTTCTAAAAGAAGTAAAGAACTGTCTAAATAAGCATTGATGATATGTAGTTGGAAATCAGAATACCTTCTGGAGTCAAAATAAGCTTTCCGTCTTTTACCTGTGCAAAACCTTCATTAACGATCTGCTCAATAAATGGCATTTTATCTTTTACAATGTCCAGATCAATACCTTTACTTAACCTTAGTCCCAGAAAGATCCTTTCTTTTCTTCTTTCTTCGGGTGTTATTTTTTCAAAAAAAACAGCAGGTCTTTTGCCTTCATTCACTATTTTTAAGTATAACCTGAGATTGTTAGTATTACCAAACCTTACCCCATTCACATAAGACCATGCAGAAACTCCCAAGCCCAAAAACTGTTTACCTTCCCAGTAAAAAAGGTTATGCCTGCATTGGTATCCTCCTTTAGCCCAGTTTGAAATCTCGTATCTGGAAAAGCCGTTTTGCTCTAAATATTCATCAATCATTTTAAACATATCAAGAAGGAGACTGTCATCAGGTAATAAATATCGTCCTTTCTCAACCTCAACACCAAGAGGGGTATTCTCATAGGCTGTCAGCATAT
This portion of the Persephonella sp. genome encodes:
- the proC gene encoding pyrroline-5-carboxylate reductase; its protein translation is MFKIGIIGCGNMGEAVVRGIINSGKVKSTQIIVSDIDPDKVEMTVEKYNVAGTTSNRRVVENSEIIFLAVKPKDLEKTVLPIKDAFNNKKTVVSVLAGVKITKIKNLIPQSTVVRCMPNTPALIGEGALGVSFEKNIDISKKEEITQILKSLGTVVEVDEELMDAVTGLSGSGPAYVFMFIEGLIQGGIKEGLSYKQAKDLAVQTVLGSAKLMKESDEHPSVLRDKVSSPGGTTIYALHKLEEKGLKDAVISAVSEASKRSKELSK